In Malus sylvestris chromosome 2, drMalSylv7.2, whole genome shotgun sequence, the genomic stretch TGTACTTTTAGCATGAAcaacacttcaagtgcttttccaaaattaaatttcatttttactaagatttggttccaaaaatattttatctaaaACTGCTTTCAGGTGTTTAAAAACACTTGCCAAATGGGTCTACAGAGTTAGCAAGTTCAAACTCTCCAGAAAATTGAAAGCTGATGGAGCCCCTGCACTCCTACCTACGCACCCCTTGCTAATTTGCTGATATGTATATGGCAAGCTTAGGTAGCATATATCATCCTGCCCTTAGCCTATGTTAAACCCAGAAAGATCAAAGCATTTGTAGAATTTTATCTTGTACGTGAGGTTTTAAGTTCAAATCCTCCTCTCCGAGTGtgtaccagaaaaaaaaaacttcaattgAATTCTTATCGAACTTAAGTATAAAATATATCTTTTATCAAGCTTAGTggatatttttataatttttctgcTATTTTCTCATCATACATTCTACTAAACCTTTTTATCTAATTTGCTAAATAGATATTTTCAGAGGAGTTTCTGTGAACATCCAAATATTAGGCTTATCACAAAATTTGATATTCCTAGCATTATTGACGTTCATAGCATCTCACTTAACCCATAAATATTCGAAAAGGATAATGATTTTAATCCCCTTTAGCTATATAtgcacttcaaaataaatgtatattccaattttctcaactctttaaattaagggaactttaacgaaaaacttctggtactgttcactttaacgaaaaatcatatttttacattaaaaagtcaatcctgatactattcactttaccctttattttgtacttatcgttaaaactcaaagttttgaagcctttttcattagttttcctttaaattaagGGACTAGCTACTGTATGTTAATATATTCACCATCTAACAGTCATATATGCAATCGAAAATATAGATTATCATCTCTACCCATATATATGTTAGACGGTGAATGTCTTCTAGCAACCCCAAGCCAACAAGACCCTCCTCTTTGCGAGGATTGGAGGAGGGGAGAAGGGGGTTAACGTCTATTGTTATtggtttttgcaattttttttgccATTCCTAATGTTATAACACGTCTATAAttttaccatatttttgaaaattgTGAAATTATCAAAATGCTCTTAGAGGGTATgtgttgactttcattgacttAGTAGTTAGGACACGTGTGagatattaattattatattctaATAGTATTTGTCATTACGGACAACTGAGCACATGCGTAGTGAAAATTGGAATAAGAAAGATTTTACAAAACCTGTATCAATCATTTTATTCAAGGTAGAGGGAAAAGATAATATCACTACTAAGAACCAAATACAATTCTTGTTTGTTCGGCTTGAAGTGTAGTTCTTGACATGTTATCTTCTTTTTGGGTAGGCGATACAGATTCGGTGGATAAATCCAAATATCATTCTGAAAAACCCAGATGAGAGCTACATCTACAGTAAGAGGTGGGGAAGCAGAAAGTGAAGGTTAAGTTGCGGATTAATGTATGGGTCATGATTCTGGTTATGTTTTGGAATTGGACCCAATAACGTTTTCTGGCGGGGTCAGAGAGGATCTATATAtatcatttccttttttttttttggtcacaTATAGAGAAATATAAGACAGACAGTTTTATACCTGAGGAGAAAGATAAAAAATAGCGGGCATTACATAGGGGCATGAAAGTATTGTTGCTAAAATTTGGATtgtaatggtttttttttttattttttttattttttttatttttggaaataggATTGTAATGGTTTAGAGAAAATTGTAATAATAGTCCTTCAATTTTAATCTAATTAGAGTAAGGatttctcaactaaaaatccataaTCATTGGTTCCTCAACTCATAAAAAAGTGcaactatggtcattttcgtcaactttgttAGAATTCTGTCACAATGAGTCATGCTGGAAGAATTATTGCTACAATTTGGTTAAAGTTGAagaaccattgctccaatttggttaaagttaaaggaccatttctccaaaTAGGTTAAAGTTAAATGATCATTGCTGTAATTTTTCTCATTCGGTTTTCCATATTTGTCCTTTGGTTGAACTTCACACGCGTGAcacgtgactcattttgacagaAGTTCTAACGGAGTTGACGAAAAATATGAAGCAAAAAATATCCCAAAAATTAGAGAAGACACGTGAAcatttgtgaacatttttttaAGAAAGATAAGAATGCCCTCATTAAATGCTTGGAGCAAAAACCATTTTTTTCATGCAACCTGAAGCTGTTGTTGTTGGGCTGCAGCTCACGCTGGGGTTACATAGACAGCACCCCGAATTTTCTAGGCTGCTCCAATCTCGACGCAAGCCAATTTATGGCTTGTTTTTTATTCAAGCTGTACCCAACAATGTTGGGATGCCTACGGCTAAACTCAAATTTGGGTACACACCCCAACTCTAGTGTCTAATGGAAACCAAAATCAAGGCGTGATCATCACTCGAATAAGTGATGAAGTCATAATATACATGAACTCATAACTAAAATTagtaaattttaaaaactacgGAAATTTTGACAGAACTTCCCCTAATACATGGATAAGACAAATCAAAACACCTGCAAGTACGTACTTTATTTCAATACATTTGCAAAGGGCCACAAGGCAACCCTAACTCAAGTGATTTGGTCTAAAGTCAACCaccctaattatttttattccGAATCAGACCACAATTCAACCTAACCCAAATGATATTCGATTTGGGTTGGATGCTCCAACTATGCTGTTTTGGATCAGGTCTTTTGATCCAGAGTTGGATGCTCTTTGTGGCACCATATATAATTCAGTTATGTGTTTTATCGAATCCGATCACAAATGAGATAgtgtgtttagaacataatttttaaaaaacaaaGCAGCAAATCGAATTCCAATTTCCTTGCAATCTTTGATGTGAATAATTACTTGATGAGTGAAAGTGAACAAAAattgcaaattaaaattgaCGTGTCACCTCATAATTAAACCCAGCTCATCCTCCCATACACGAAACAAACACAACAAAATCTCATCTTTTTCCACACAAACAAACAGAGAGAGACAACGGCAGCTCAGCTTCCTTCATCAAGATTCGCACAATAAAGTTTACCCAGCTGTTCATCGATGGAGATTTCGTCGATTCCGTTTCAGGTTTCTCgccatttttttccttcttttcgcAAGCTATGAGCTTTCATTTAGTAAAAACCGTTTCTTTACTGCCCGTTTTCACCATGCCTACGAACTGTTTGTGTTTCTGCCTCAACCAAATTTGCGAACTCTCAACATTCAAGAGCCCATCTATTTTTTAATCTTGTTAATGACACATATATGAAGATGTATACatatacatttatatatatacacaggaTCAGCTCTGAGATTTTATGTATCCTGTGTGGAAGACAACAAATTGGCCTTGTATACAAACTCTTGCTACAAAGCTAATTTATCTGTCTACCATTGTATTAATAAGCGATCTAAATGAAGTATTATTACTTGAGTTATAGTTTAAACTAACACATTACCTTCACAAATTCCAATTAAGTGCCTCAAATGTTCGCCAACTTCTCAACAATTTCTTCCTGTGGCTTGTCAACTATGGTGCCCTTCTACATTCAAAAAGGGGAATGAAATGTTAGAGCATGAAAAGGAATCCATTTGATCTCGGTCATGAAAGTTTCTTGTAAATACCTCAGAGTCATCCAAAAGCCGAAGTGAGCCAGATTTGCGTTTCAGAAGATCAACAACAGTTTCATTGTAGATATCCAAAGcagaaaatttcaaaacaaaaatcccTTTCTGGCGTCTACGAGAGGATTCCAAAGGCTATATGGTCATGGTATGAACTATGACGTGCATTCTTGATGTGTTTGAAGATGCCCCTCACTGCATTTTCGGTGATTCCTCTTGTGGTAAATGTCTTACCACTACTAGTCTGCCCGTATGCAAAAATTGTAGCAGTCAAAAGAAAATGTGGCAACTTAGAATCGGCAGAAGACCATGTTGCACGGGATATAATGTACATATAAGTCTACAAGTTAGTAGCTCGATGTTCAGTTACCGTTCATTCCTGTGAGTGCAGATAAAGCAACATCCTTGGCTCCTTCCTCGTAAACCTTCTGAGTTGAGCACATCAGGCCAAAAACCTTATCTGTCGCATTTAAATCACAACAAATGAGGTACTTGAGTAAAAACAACTCTATCAGAAACTTGACTCCGAAGAAAACAAAACGGAATGTACCAAAAATTACAATATCGTACATCAAATTATTTTCACACATCGAAACCTCTGCGCGGTTGACAGAATTCAGCAGCGAACAAAGGTGTACGGGTTTGAAGGCCGCTCATGATTCGGATTCTTTGAAAACTATAGTGTGCTCATCCAAGCAGTCCCAAGCTATAAGATCATACATTACCTGCTCTCGCCTGTTCAGCGGCCTCAAACGAACAGTAACCAAAATTTTCTCCTCACTGACTTTTGAACCACCCGGAGCGGAACACGGAGTCCTTTGCAGCTTAGCCGAAGGTGTTGCTGGTGTCCCCGGCATTATATTCACTTACTAACCTCCACTCTAAAAGAACAACAGAAGCCAAATCAATCAGAATCATCACCGATCATAAAAATTCACATTTTCGATCTAGAACAATCCAGAGAATTCCTAGAGAACTACTTTTCTTGGATTGCAAAATTTAACCGATACAAATTGGCGAAAACCCTGGCAGGGAGGCCGGGGTTTGGACCCACTTCGGGTTGTAGACGCGTGTCACCCGTGCGGTAGTCACGTTCTGAGTTTACAAACAGGAAACGGGGTGATAAAGAGTAATGCTGTATAGaaaaaatttggaaacaaaatttatgggtaaattatataaaattactTTAATTATTAAGTCTGAATTTTATTGGAGTCAACCAAGGGAGTCCTAAGCCAACAAGGCTTCCTGCTTTGTGAGAGACGGAGAAGGAACGTCTATCGTAAGCTGTCTTACTTTTGCTTTGCAAATACGCTGTTTTCATTACTCGAACTTGTGACCCTTTGGTCATAATGGAGCAACATTTCCATTGCGTTCAAGTtcgccctcaaataaaaaagagagtacaaaagataaaaaaaaagggtgtgaAGAAAGCCACTTAACAATCTAAAGTGCTTTTGTTGCAGTATTCAAGTAACTTTTCTATGTGCAAGATTGGTTTGACATACAAACATAGTAGCATCATGTTGCATTGCATTGTGCTGGTGAAAAATGAGCGCATCAGTAAAGAAAGATAAATTATTGTTGATGACATCAAGTTATCACGAAAGTTACTTTCATATTAAAAGGTGGTATATATGAAAATACTTCGTATAAATCACTTTTGAGAAGAAGTTGTCACAATAATTATTCTCTTTTAGCTTGATTACATTCACATTTGAAGTTAGTAGGTAGGAAACTGTTTTGCAGATAGAAAGAAAAGCGAGGACTGATATAACAAGAGAGTGTCCATTGTCCCTACTACGCTGCATATACTAAGAAAAGTCCTGGAAgttgttcttttgatttttggTCATGACTTAGTTGACTGGGAACCTTTGTTTACGTAAAGTTAGATTTCAACTAAGTGTTCAGACGATTACCGTTTCATCAATCAGTAGATATGTACACATTTTAtcctccatcattttttaagaTGAAAAGACGTGAATAAAAATTCATATGTTAAGTTATGAATGACTTACTGATGTTAAGAGTGAATTTCAAATCAGATAAAAAAGTAACTTTATATGTGTTTATAAGTAATTAAGTTACTTCTTATATTGTCAATTGTTTTTATGATGGAATCTCACGTAATGGAcaacctaatttgatatcgaatttaTCATCTACGAGATTTAAAGATAAGATCTCTAACTTCtgaatgaagaagaataccaccaTATTATACCGTTAAATTTTCATGATTGTCCCAGTTTCTAGTTCATTGGCTTCCATCCACAAACAAAACTTTTATATGGGATAGGGTTCTTCtataccgtttggtacgtgggacggaacgggacaactttggctgatttttcgttccacctcttccccttggaacgacccgttccacatccgtggaacacaaatttataaaattttatgacaaaatttctccttatctttttcaatatttacatcatctgttccgtcctgttccgtcccgtctgcgtaccaaacgttACCCTAAGTCATGAGTAACCAAATTGAAAGTCTGTGttcaccaaaaaataaaaaataaaaaataaaaaataaaaaaggaaaaagaggaaCTCTGTACTCTTTTTGTCCAAGTTGAAAGTCTGGATTGTTTTTCCTCCAACTTAAGTCATATTGCGGAACTTATACCTGGTTTTAAACTCGACTTTTATAAAGAGCAATATTAAGAATATTAAAtttatagattaaattttgtaaattaaataatataaaatttgataattgagttattacttaaacattaataaacatgtttatttttttattggtgacacatcatttaagttttaattttaatctataaatttagtcttcTTATTATTACTCTTTTGGAAATGATGAGTTTTATACCAAGAGAGAGAGGGTTCttgccggatcctctttgtgaggatcttgaaGATCTTCTAATCACATTTGTTTATCGTTCATAATGTAATCATTTTATGTCAAGTACAgtttatatttaatattaaataaaaattttacaataatttataatCGCACCTATATAATTGAACGAATATGATTTAAGGATTCCTCAATCTTCACAAAAAGCACACGGCAAAGATTTCTCTTCTATACTGATCTATTATTATAGTGGCCCACTTCTGCAAGTGGAGAGCCATGCGTTGAAGCACAAACATGGAAACTGACGCGCACGATCCCATCTGCAGGAGGTGACCCCACCCACGTGGGCTGTCCGGGCCCTTGCTGCCTTGAATATTGAGTCCAATGGCACTTTTGACTAATCCAAAGGcagacaaaaatatatatatccatATACTAGTATacat encodes the following:
- the LOC126608478 gene encoding kinesin-like protein NACK2 isoform X1, with amino-acid sequence MCENNLMYDIVIFDKVFGLMCSTQKVYEEGAKDVALSALTGMNATIFAYGQTSSGKTFTTRGITENAVRGIFKHIKNARHRIFVLKFSALDIYNETVVDLLKRKSGSLRLLDDSEKGTIVDKPQEEIVEKLANI
- the LOC126608478 gene encoding kinesin-like protein NACK2 isoform X2 → MCENNLMYDIVIFDKVFGLMCSTQKVYEEGAKDVALSALTGMNATIFAYGQTSSGKTFTTRGITENAVRGIFKHIKNARHRIFVLKFSALDIYNETVVDLLKRKSGSLRLLDDSEGTIVDKPQEEIVEKLANI
- the LOC126608478 gene encoding kinesin-like protein NACK2 isoform X3 — translated: MCSTQKVYEEGAKDVALSALTGMNATIFAYGQTSSGKTFTTRGITENAVRGIFKHIKNARHRIFVLKFSALDIYNETVVDLLKRKSGSLRLLDDSEKGTIVDKPQEEIVEKLANI